The proteins below come from a single Tribolium castaneum strain GA2 chromosome 9, icTriCast1.1, whole genome shotgun sequence genomic window:
- the LOC663764 gene encoding C2 domain-containing protein 3 gives MLDLYSPKTTQKTFEAFVPKLLPKSNRKPSSVNRQPDSGKPITRDPKSAKKSDKKTESVPEIVPERPVLFGFIYVSEALFNREVMNSYLTCHMFALDEVSSSKLVAFDSNPIYNFSQQIPLILEEDFLLKLRENFMVVEFFEKGQGKDFLIGLAKLPLHQFYLAYRNSVIVKYLSERKLPVIGADGWESVFSPSNGEVVGQAQILLALGTKEQIENLESERGFRKNTVKAKTPVRKKINVATQSEMEPQKDNEPVVPTQKTNPVVETSTNTEPEMEVRSTSDLLDTLQKALSIDNVREKNYFRAHIAINSALHLPSRRKCKSKKSKGRNGKHEDILPSTYVTFECFKGELKMTQIVPKNTSPKWDFSCDVSLPLEYLTDNQKFLVFKVWRKSTNTTMTPNMQVDHVIGFATVDLTVLAAGLPSVQGWFNINDLSKKCNGQINIHVTPLENVIKYRPQECCEGESSSPSQPPEAPFEPGELLGRALKRKFTELDEITQRLRLRLSKVTNDESDTSNDEIADEFERDINTLCVEDDFDMVDFEKEAQKFNLNHTKDSEVGLLQTDENLVENKQKIDHLLEKLSLISGEMSSRYVSGCSYDAEAILNELDSGSRPNLHSGVSFNREMSERFGGFDSERSGPEGEGQSNIVKSDQHLI, from the exons ATGTTAGATTTGTATTCTCCAAAAACCACACAAAAAACATTCGAGGCTTTTGTGCCGAAATTGTTGCCTAAAAGTAACCGAAAGCCGAGTTCGGTTAACCGACAACCCGATTCAGGGAAACCGATTACTCGGGACCCAAAATCAGCGAAAAAATCTGACAAAAAAACAGAATCGGTTCCTGAAATAGTGCCAGAAAGGCCGGTTTTGTTCGGTTTTATTTACGTTTCTGAGGCCCTTTTTAACCGAGAAGTGATGAATTCGTACTTGACTTGTCATATGTTTGCTTTGGACGAGGTTTCTAGCAGCAAATTGGTGGCTTTTGATTCGAAtccaatttataatttttcccAG CAAATTCCGCTGATTCTTGAGGAGGATTTTTTGCTCAAGTTGCGTGAGAATTTCATGGTCgtggaattttttgaaaaagggCAAGGGAAGGATTTTTTAATCGGACTTGCGAAACTTCCTCTACACCAGTTTTATCTGGCTTACAGGAATTCGGTCATTGTGAAGTATTTATCGGAAagaaaa cttCCTGTAATTGGAGCTGACGGTTGGGAGTCGGTGTTTAGCCCCAGCAATGGTGAAGTGGTAGGTCAAGCGCAAATCCTCCTCGCTCTAGGTACGAAAGAACAGATCGAAAACCTCGAGAGTGAGCGAGGATTTAGGAAAAACACAGTCAAGGCAAAAACTCCCgttaggaaaaaaattaatgtagcAACACAATCCGAAATGGAGCCCCAAAAAGACAATGAACCGGTGGTTCCCACTCAAAAAACGAATCCAGTAGTCGAAACGAGCACAAACACCGAACCGGAAATGGAAGTCCGAAGTACTTCCGACCTACTCGATACGTTACAAAAGGCCTTATCCATCGATAACgtcagagaaaaaaattatttccgaGCCCACATTGCAATAAACAGCGCTTTACATTTGCCCAGTCGTCGAAAATGCAAATCGAAAAAATCCAAAGGACGAAACGGCAAACACGAGGATATCCTACCGAGTACTTACGTCAcatttgagtgttttaagGGCGAATTGAAAATGACTCAAATCGTACCCAAAAATACCTCACCCAAGTGGGACTTTAGCTGCGATGTTTCTTTACCGCTGGAGTATTTAACAGAC AATCAGAAATTTTTGGTGTTCAAAGTTTGGCGCAAATCGACCAATACGACAATGACACCGAACATGCAAGTCGATCACGTGATCGGTTTCGCGACCGTTGATTTGACCGTGTTGGCTGCCGGATTGCCAAGTGTGCAAGGGTGGTTCAATATCAACGATTTGTCGAAAAAATGCAACGGACAAATTAAT ATTCACGTGACTCCGTTGGAAAATGTGATAAAATATCGTCCGCAAGAATGCTGCGAGGGTGAGTCTTCGAGTCCTTCACAGCCCCCCGAAGCCCCCTTCGAGCCTGGTGAGCTTCTGGGGCGCGCCCTCAAGCGAAAATTCACCGAATTGGACGAAATCACACAGAGATTAAGACTGCGCCTTTCAAAAGTCACAAACGACGAATCAGATACTTCGAATGATGAAATCGCCGATGAATTTGAACGCGATATTAACACACTTTGTGTGGAGGATGATTTCGACATGGTCGATTTTGAGAAGGAAGCCCAGAAATTTAACTTAAACCACACGAAAGATTCTGAAGTCGGATTATTACAAACTGATGAGAATTTGGTCGAAAACAAGCAAAAAATCGACCATTTATTGGAGAAATTGAGCTTGATTTCTGGCGAAATGTCCAGTAGATATGTATCAGGGTGTTCCTATGACGCAGAAGCGATTTTAAACGAGTTAGATAGTGGTTCAAGGCCGAATTTGCACTCGGGGGTTTCGTTCAATCGGGAGATGTCTGAAAGGTTTGGAGGTTTTGACAGTGAGAGGTCAGGACCGGAGGGAGAGGGACAAAGCAATATTGTTAAAAGTGATCAACATTTAATATAA
- the LOC103312559 gene encoding uncharacterized protein LOC103312559 has product MFDVTTQSTPTHATSPLSKMPEDFDYVVERKPPHPICFGSKLARNTAPIGKSLSPFQKMAAPENNPLTGPGHYKTEKYNCALNRLVNKIRSNKGVGPLASDDPRFKDKIFMRTPSPTRYNPGGAVGAKRQGGAPFGSKTRRLTTIEHKLPGPGTYDIASKKCRRTRFMYNFGRPSMISSIEIICVDRPSDACVKCEQICAGDYWHKDYTVFLCHLCWEEEKRGRELYNEKELNTFQKIRNCSFAHNHEGTSAAIRLLPPQKINKKLRLENYLDLYIKC; this is encoded by the exons ATGTTCGACG TCACGACACAATCAACCCCCACACACGCAACATCTCCCCTCTCAAAAATGCCAGAAGACTTCGACTATGTGGTCGAGCGTAAGCCCCCACACCCCATCTGCTTCGGCTCGAAGCTCGCCCGCAACACAGCCCCCATCGGCAAGAGCCTCTCCCCCTTCCAGAAGATGGCAGCCCCCGAAAACAACCCCCTTACTGGCCCCGGCCACTACAAAACGGAAAAGTACAACTGCGCCCTCAACCGCCTCGTCAACAAAATCAGGAGCAATAAGGGTGTGGGGCCCTTGGCCAGCGACGACCCCAGGTTCAAAGACAAGATTTTCATGCGCACGCCGTCGCCCACGAGGTACAACCCGGGGGGCGCAGTGGGGGCGAAGCGACAAGGCGGGGCCCCGTTTGGGTCGAAGACGCGACGGCTGACCACCATTGAGCATAAGCTACCAGG GCCGGGTACTTACGATATTGCCTCGAAAAAGTGTAGAAGGACCAGATTTATGTATAATTTCGGGCGTCCGAGCATGATTTCGTCAATTGAAATTATCTGTGTTGATAGACCGAGTGATGCTTGCGTTAAGTGCGAGCAAATTTGTGCTGGGGATTATTGGCACAAAGATTATACCgtttttttgtgccatttgtGCTGGGAGGAGGAAAAAAGAGGCAGGGAGTTGTACAACGAAAAGGAATTAAATACGTTCCAg AAAATCCGCAACTGTTCATTTGCCCACAACCACGAAGGCACGTCTGCTGCGATACGTTTACTTCCAccacaaaaaatcaacaaaaaattacgcttggaaaattatttagaCCTTTATATTAAATGTTGA